GAGAATAGGGGATTCGAACCCCTGACCTCATGACTGCCAGTCATGCGCTCTCCCAACTGAGCTAATTCCCCGTTCGTTGGTGCGAGAGATATAGTACCAAAGTCATCCATCCGGTCAAGCGAGAATCTTCAAACCGCCTGACTGGGTCCCCAGTTGTGAACTTCCTCCACAAAACGCTAAACTTCACTCTATTGGGAACCAAGACAGAGGGGGGGGGACGTCTCCCCCGTCACGCAGCGCGGTCGCACGGGCGACCGCCCACAAACCCGAAACGGAGACCCACATGAACGACGCGTGCAAGAAGCTCAAGATCGTATGCATCATCTCACTCATCGTCGGTGTGCTCGCGACCGCATCCGCAATCGCCCTCATCGTTGTGAACCACCTGAACCCGCGCGCGTACGTCGGACTGATCGACGGCGTGCTCTGCTCCTACATGGGCTTCCAGTGCGCCCGCAAGATCAACGTGCCCTCCAACGCCAGGCAGATCCGCAACATGAGCTCGGTAATGGTGCTCGTGATGTTCTTCTGCGCCGCGTACATCCTCGTCGCACCCCAGAAGTCCCTCGCCGAGATATTCATCGGCTCCACCTGCGTCGTGATGGCACTTCTCGTCTTCGTGCTCTCGAAGAAGGTCGTCACGATCCTGGACGCCAAGTAGGGGGCTTCCACGCCCTCAAGGCCGCGCCACGCGACGCGGTCCCCGGCCTGGGACCTTGCCCTTCTCCCCCAAGGCATTTTGCAGCAAGACAGACGCGCCCGCTTGGAACTCCAGGCGGGCGCGCTCATGTATGTAGATGCAGTAGGAGCTGCACACCAAAAAAAGGCCGAACGGTCACCCGTCCGGCCCTCGAATTCGATGGTGGGCGATGCTGGATTTGAACCAGCGACCCCTTCCGTGTGAAGGAAGTGCTCTACCCCTGAGCTAATCGCCCTCAGTGCGGTAGCTATACTATCAGAACATGGCGCCTTGTAAAGCCGAGAAGTGCCATCAATCACAAAATTGTTTGCAGATTTTTGTGCCCGCATGCCTTTACCTGCGGACATACACACCTTTGACCAGAAAAACTTTTTGCGTTGCGCGTGAGTCACGCAAGCATTTCCGGGCCGATGTCCGCCACCGTACGCGCGCCGCACATCTCCATCGTGTCCCTTAGCTCCCGCGTAAGCTGCGCGAAGTAGTCCTTTACGCCCTCTGCTCCCGCACCGTACGTCACGACGGCAAACGGCCTGCACACAAGGCATGCATCCGCGCCGAGTGCCAGTGCGCGGAACACGTCGAGGCCAGAACGGATGCCCCCGTCCACAAGGACCTTGAGGTCGCCGCCGACCTCCCGCTCTATCGCGGGCAGCACCTCCGCCGTCGCGGGGACACCGTCCTGCACGCGGCCGCCGTGGTTGCTCACCACGATGGCGTCCGCACCAGCCTCCGCGGCCTTGCGTGCCGCACGCCCGCCCATAATGCCCTTCAGCACGAACGGCGTGTCGTGAGCATGGCAGGCATCCGCCACCTGTTGCAGCTCCGCCACGGACTTCGGTCCCGCGGGCGGCTGGAAGCCCTTCAGGAACGGGAGTCCCGCGGCGTCTATGTCCATCGCGATGGCGACCGGACGGGCCGTGAGCGCAAGTTCGAGCTTCCGCATCACGGTCTCGAGGTTCCACGGCTTGATGGTGGTGACGCCGAGGCCGTCGAGGTCGCGTATGTCATGCACTGCGGACTCGTGAATGGAGGCAATCTTCCCGTCGCCCGTCCACGCAAGCGAACCTGCATCGGCAGCCGCGTGCAGGATGCAGGAGTTGTAGTCCTCCATCTCCCACTTGTCACCGTAGTGGAGCCTCACGTCGCCCAGGGGACCGATCATTACGGGAACCGAGAGCCTTCTGCCAAACAGCTTCACGGACGTGTCGGCATCGCAGGCCTCGTGGATCGTGTCCATCTGCACGCGCACGTCCTGCCACGCCGCAAAGTTTCGCGCCGCAACCGTGCCCGTGCCCTTCGATCCGGGACCTGGCATGTGCGAGCCGCATGCGCGGCCGTCGCATACGGGGCATGCCTTGCACCACGGACCCATGTTGCCGCGCGCCGCAGCCGCAAGCTCCTTGTAATCCACGCTCTTCTCCCCTTCTTCCCACGTTCGCATAAGCGAGGCGGCCCTCCCCCCTGGGTCAGGCCGCCTGACGTTACCTCTGTGCGGTGCGCCTACGCGCGCTCGGCCTCGACCCTCTGGGCCAGAAGCCGTGCCACGTCCTCTATCGCTACCTCCGTGCGCTCACCAGTCGCGCGCACCTTAAGCTCGACGTTGCCGTTCTTCACGGCCTTCTTGCCGCAGACCACCTGGAACGGCATGCCCATGAGGTCGGCATCGTTGAACTTGACGCCCGGGCGCTCCTTGCAGTCGTCCACCATCACGTCGACGCCAAGCTCCAGAAGCTCGCTCGCGACCTTGTCCGCGACGGGCCACACGAGCTCGTCGTGCACGTCCAGCGGAATGACCTCGACCTCGTACGGAGCGACGCTCACCGGCCAGATGATGCCGTGCTCGTCGTGGTGCTGCTCCACGATCGCCTGCAGCGTGCGGCTTATGCCGATGCCGTAGCAGCCCATGATCAGAGGCTTCTCCACGCCGTCCTCGTCCATGAACGTGGCGCCCATCGCCTCGGAGTACTTCGTGCCGAGCTGGAACACCTGCGAGACCTCGATGCCACGGGCCTCCTTCAGGGGTGCGCCGCACTTGGGGCAGCGGTCGCCCGCCCTGGCCGTGACGACGTCGACCCACGCGTTGTCCGCGATCGTGAAGTCGCGGCCGGGGTGGGCGTGCACGAAGTGGAAGTCCGCCTCGTTCGCGCCGATGGTCCACCACTCGGACGGGCGCAGCGACTCGTCGAAGAAGACGCGGATGCCATCGGGAAGGCCGACCGGCCCGATGAAGCCCTTCACGAGGCCGTACTCCTTGAGCTCCTCGTCGCTCATCAGGTGGTACTCGCCAAACGCGTGCTCCGCCTTCACGTCGTTCAGCTCGTGGTCGCCGGGGACGAAGCATACGACGGGCTTCCCGTCGCCGTCCACGAGCGCAAGCGCCTTGCGGGTCGCCGACGCGGGGATATGGAGAAACGACGAGACGTCGTCGATGGTGCCGATTCCGGGGGTCGAGATCTTCTCCATGTCGCCCGGCTCGCCGTCGGCCACGGTCACGCCGGCGGTCGCGGCCTCGGTGTCGGCCGCGAAGCCGCAGTCGTCGCAGTACACGAGCGCGGCCTCGCCGGCGTCGGCGAGCGCCATGAACTCGACGGACGTGTCGCCGCCGATCTGGCCAGAGTCCGCCACGACGGGAAGCGCCCTGAGCCCCACGCGCTCGCACACGTTTGCATAGGCCTGCTTCTGCTTGTCGTAGCACTCCTGCAGGGACTCCTGCGTCGCGCTGAACGAGTAGGCGTCCTTCATGATGAACTCGCGGCCGCGCATGAGGCCAAAGCGGGGCCTGCGCTCGTCGCGGAACTTGTCCTGCATTTGGTAGAGCGTGACGGGCAGCTGCCTATAGCTGCGGAGCTCGTTGCGCACCAGGTCCGTGAACGTCTCCTCGTGGGTGGGGCCGAGCGCGTATTCGTGCTCGTAGCGGTCACTCAGGCGCATGAGCTCGGGGCCGTAGGCGTTCCAGCGGCCGCTCTGGTGCCAGAGGTCCCCGTCCGTCAGGATTGGCACCTGCATCTCCTGCGCGTCGATGGCCTCCATCTCG
This sequence is a window from Parafannyhessea umbonata. Protein-coding genes within it:
- a CDS encoding alpha-hydroxy-acid oxidizing protein, with translation MDYKELAAAARGNMGPWCKACPVCDGRACGSHMPGPGSKGTGTVAARNFAAWQDVRVQMDTIHEACDADTSVKLFGRRLSVPVMIGPLGDVRLHYGDKWEMEDYNSCILHAAADAGSLAWTGDGKIASIHESAVHDIRDLDGLGVTTIKPWNLETVMRKLELALTARPVAIAMDIDAAGLPFLKGFQPPAGPKSVAELQQVADACHAHDTPFVLKGIMGGRAARKAAEAGADAIVVSNHGGRVQDGVPATAEVLPAIEREVGGDLKVLVDGGIRSGLDVFRALALGADACLVCRPFAVVTYGAGAEGVKDYFAQLTRELRDTMEMCGARTVADIGPEMLA
- a CDS encoding proline--tRNA ligase: MRKYMQMSKLYAPTLKEDPREAELASHRLLLRAGMIRRGAVGLYSYLPLAWRSINKIEDIIRDEMEAIDAQEMQVPILTDGDLWHQSGRWNAYGPELMRLSDRYEHEYALGPTHEETFTDLVRNELRSYRQLPVTLYQMQDKFRDERRPRFGLMRGREFIMKDAYSFSATQESLQECYDKQKQAYANVCERVGLRALPVVADSGQIGGDTSVEFMALADAGEAALVYCDDCGFAADTEAATAGVTVADGEPGDMEKISTPGIGTIDDVSSFLHIPASATRKALALVDGDGKPVVCFVPGDHELNDVKAEHAFGEYHLMSDEELKEYGLVKGFIGPVGLPDGIRVFFDESLRPSEWWTIGANEADFHFVHAHPGRDFTIADNAWVDVVTARAGDRCPKCGAPLKEARGIEVSQVFQLGTKYSEAMGATFMDEDGVEKPLIMGCYGIGISRTLQAIVEQHHDEHGIIWPVSVAPYEVEVIPLDVHDELVWPVADKVASELLELGVDVMVDDCKERPGVKFNDADLMGMPFQVVCGKKAVKNGNVELKVRATGERTEVAIEDVARLLAQRVEAERA